One window from the genome of Paraneptunicella aestuarii encodes:
- the rpsB gene encoding 30S ribosomal protein S2: MANVSMRDMLQAGVHFGHQTRYWNPKMKPFIFGARNRVHIINLEKTVPMFNDAMNFLSSVSAKKGKVLFVGTKRAAGEAVKEAAQKCDQYYVNKRWLGGMLTNWKTVRQSIKRLKELEQQSQDGTFEKITKKEALMLQREMEKLEKSLGGIKDMGGLPDCLFVIDANHEHIAIAEAKSLGIPVVSVVDTNSNPDNIDFLIPGNDDAIRAVQLYLNAAADSINAGRNDNIEVQAESDDFVEAE, encoded by the coding sequence ATGGCTAATGTGTCAATGCGCGACATGCTACAAGCAGGTGTTCACTTCGGTCACCAGACTCGTTACTGGAACCCGAAAATGAAGCCTTTCATCTTTGGTGCTCGTAACCGCGTTCATATCATCAACCTTGAAAAAACCGTTCCAATGTTCAACGACGCAATGAACTTCTTGTCAAGCGTATCTGCCAAGAAAGGTAAAGTATTGTTCGTTGGTACTAAGCGTGCAGCTGGCGAAGCAGTTAAAGAAGCTGCTCAAAAGTGTGACCAATACTACGTTAACAAGCGTTGGTTAGGCGGTATGTTGACTAACTGGAAAACAGTTCGTCAATCAATCAAGCGTTTGAAAGAATTGGAACAGCAATCTCAAGACGGTACTTTCGAGAAAATTACCAAGAAAGAAGCTTTGATGTTGCAAAGAGAGATGGAAAAGCTTGAAAAGAGCTTGGGCGGTATCAAAGACATGGGCGGTCTTCCAGATTGCTTGTTTGTTATCGACGCAAACCATGAGCACATTGCTATTGCAGAAGCGAAAAGCTTGGGCATTCCAGTTGTATCTGTAGTTGATACTAACAGCAACCCGGACAACATCGACTTCCTGATCCCAGGTAACGATGACGCTATCCGTGCTGTACAACTTTACTTGAATGCAGCAGCTGACAGCATCAATGCTGGTCGTAACGATAATATCGAAGTTCAAGCTGAGAGCGACGATTTCGTAGAAGCTGAGTAA
- the tsf gene encoding translation elongation factor Ts: MAVTAALVKELRERTGAGMLDCKKALVETDGDIELAIENMRKSGQAKAAKKAGRIAAEGVILAKVADGVATMMELNCETDFVARDEGFLAFGDKVLNLAAANKISDIETLNSSEIDGTTISDMRDTLVAKIGENINVRRVISVEGDNLGTYIHGGRIGVVAILNGGDSDLAKDVAMHVAASNPQFVKPEDVPAEVVEKEKEIQLEIAMQSGKPAEIAEKMVLGRMKKFTGEISLTGQPFVKDPGTMVGDLLKQNSADVINFIRFEVGEGIEKKEEDFAAEVAAQMAAAKK; the protein is encoded by the coding sequence ATGGCAGTGACTGCAGCCCTTGTAAAAGAACTTCGTGAGCGTACCGGCGCTGGTATGCTTGACTGTAAAAAGGCACTGGTTGAAACCGATGGTGACATCGAGTTGGCAATTGAAAACATGCGTAAGTCTGGTCAGGCTAAAGCCGCCAAGAAAGCCGGACGTATCGCGGCTGAAGGTGTTATCCTGGCTAAAGTGGCTGACGGTGTTGCCACTATGATGGAATTGAACTGTGAAACTGACTTCGTTGCTCGTGACGAAGGTTTCCTTGCTTTCGGTGACAAGGTATTGAACCTTGCAGCGGCAAACAAAATCAGCGACATCGAAACGTTGAACAGCAGTGAAATCGACGGTACAACTATTTCTGACATGAGAGACACCCTTGTTGCGAAAATTGGTGAAAACATCAATGTTCGTCGTGTTATCTCTGTTGAAGGTGATAACCTGGGTACATACATCCACGGCGGCCGTATCGGTGTTGTTGCTATCCTTAACGGCGGTGATTCTGATTTGGCGAAAGACGTTGCAATGCACGTAGCGGCTAGCAACCCTCAATTCGTTAAGCCTGAAGATGTACCTGCTGAAGTTGTTGAGAAAGAAAAAGAAATCCAGTTGGAAATTGCGATGCAGAGCGGCAAGCCTGCTGAAATCGCAGAGAAGATGGTTCTTGGCCGTATGAAGAAATTCACTGGCGAAATCAGCTTGACTGGTCAACCTTTCGTTAAAGATCCTGGCACAATGGTGGGTGATTTGCTGAAGCAAAACTCTGCTGACGTGATCAACTTCATCCGTTTTGAAGTGGGTGAAGGTATCGAGAAGAAAGAAGAAGACTTCGCCGCAGAAGTTGCAGCTCAAATGGCGGCAGCTAAAAAATAA
- the pyrH gene encoding UMP kinase, protein MADSAQNKANAKAKYNRILLKLSGEALMGQEGFGIDPKVLDRMASEIKDILALGVQIGLVIGGGNLFRGEGLAKAGMNRVVGDHMGMLATVMNGLAMRDALHRANVGARLMSAIPLNGVCDSYNWAEAISLLRAGKVVIFSAGTGNPFFTTDSAACLRGIEIEADAVLKATKVDGVYDDDPVKNPNAVLHSRLGYQQVLEKELKVMDLAAFTLARDHNLPICVFNMNKPGCLRAVIEGEAVGTLITNESE, encoded by the coding sequence ATGGCCGATTCAGCACAAAACAAAGCAAATGCTAAAGCTAAATACAATCGTATTTTGTTAAAATTGAGCGGTGAAGCGCTTATGGGTCAAGAAGGCTTTGGGATTGATCCTAAAGTTCTAGACCGAATGGCCTCTGAAATTAAGGATATTCTGGCATTAGGGGTTCAAATAGGATTGGTTATCGGGGGCGGTAACTTATTCCGTGGTGAAGGTTTGGCCAAAGCCGGTATGAATCGTGTGGTAGGTGACCACATGGGCATGTTGGCAACCGTAATGAATGGTCTGGCAATGCGAGATGCGTTGCACCGGGCAAATGTTGGAGCCCGGTTGATGTCGGCAATACCTTTGAATGGTGTGTGCGACTCTTATAACTGGGCCGAGGCCATTAGTTTACTACGTGCAGGCAAGGTTGTTATTTTTTCTGCCGGTACAGGTAATCCATTTTTTACTACCGATTCTGCGGCATGTTTGCGCGGTATCGAAATTGAAGCGGACGCAGTATTAAAGGCCACTAAAGTTGATGGCGTTTACGATGATGATCCGGTGAAGAACCCAAATGCAGTGTTACATTCTCGTTTGGGATATCAACAAGTTCTAGAAAAAGAATTAAAGGTAATGGATTTGGCAGCATTTACGCTTGCCAGAGACCACAATTTGCCTATTTGTGTGTTCAATATGAACAAACCTGGCTGTTTGCGTGCAGTAATAGAAGGTGAAGCAGTAGGTACTCTAATTACCAATGAATCAGAATAA
- the frr gene encoding ribosome recycling factor has product MIDDIKSDAEQRMEKTIAALKSNFSKIRTGRAHPSLLDSIVVSYYGTDTPLRQLANVIAEDSRTLALTVFDKSATQAVEKAIMMSDLGLNPISAGTTMRIPMPPLTEERRKDLIKVVRGEAEQGRVGIRSIRRDANNDLKELLKEKEISEDESRKGEEVIQKLTDANIKHVDDLLAIKEKELMEI; this is encoded by the coding sequence ATGATTGATGACATCAAATCTGATGCTGAACAACGCATGGAAAAAACTATCGCGGCATTGAAAAGTAATTTCAGTAAAATTCGTACAGGACGAGCACATCCCAGTCTCCTGGATAGTATTGTCGTGTCTTACTATGGTACTGACACGCCTTTAAGACAGTTGGCTAACGTTATCGCTGAAGATTCCAGAACCCTTGCTTTGACTGTATTCGATAAGAGTGCGACCCAGGCAGTGGAAAAAGCCATCATGATGTCGGATTTGGGCTTGAACCCTATTTCTGCTGGCACCACAATGCGTATCCCTATGCCGCCGCTGACTGAAGAACGCCGTAAAGATCTGATTAAAGTGGTTCGTGGTGAAGCAGAGCAAGGCCGTGTAGGTATTCGTAGTATTCGCCGTGATGCCAACAACGACTTGAAAGAATTGTTGAAGGAAAAAGAGATCTCGGAAGATGAGTCTCGTAAAGGCGAAGAAGTGATTCAGAAGCTAACAGACGCTAATATCAAGCATGTTGATGATCTGTTGGCGATAAAAGAAAAAGAACTAATGGAAATTTAG
- the uppS gene encoding polyprenyl diphosphate synthase, with protein MPRHVAIIMDGNGRWAKQKGKLRTFGHKAGVESVRSSVRYCRKHNIESLTLFAFSSENWLRPVQEVSTLMELFNLVLGSEVKKLHKNDVRLRVIGDISRFDTKLVNKIMAAEELTKDNTSLTLNIAANYGGKWEMVNSCKNLIKSVKEGLIDIDAIDESVFEQQTSLAGQPDVDLLIRTGGDQRISNFLLWHIAYAELYFTNTLWPDFDEDAFQLAIDEFQSRQRRYGMLNEQVNSK; from the coding sequence ATGCCACGTCATGTGGCCATTATCATGGACGGTAATGGACGCTGGGCCAAACAAAAAGGGAAGTTGCGCACTTTCGGGCATAAAGCCGGGGTTGAATCAGTGCGCAGCTCCGTTCGCTATTGTCGTAAGCATAATATTGAATCATTAACTCTATTTGCTTTCAGCAGCGAAAATTGGCTACGTCCTGTTCAGGAAGTGAGTACCTTAATGGAACTATTCAACCTTGTGCTGGGTAGTGAAGTTAAAAAGCTGCATAAAAATGATGTTCGGCTGCGTGTGATAGGTGACATCTCTCGCTTTGACACCAAGTTGGTGAACAAGATCATGGCTGCCGAAGAGCTAACAAAAGATAACACCTCGCTTACCCTGAATATTGCTGCCAATTACGGTGGTAAGTGGGAAATGGTGAATAGTTGCAAGAATCTGATTAAATCCGTGAAGGAAGGATTAATCGACATCGACGCTATTGATGAATCTGTTTTTGAACAACAAACCTCATTAGCTGGGCAACCCGATGTGGATTTGTTGATTAGGACTGGAGGTGATCAGCGTATAAGCAACTTTTTACTTTGGCACATAGCCTATGCAGAATTGTACTTCACGAATACACTGTGGCCTGATTTTGACGAAGATGCATTTCAACTGGCGATTGATGAATTTCAAAGTCGTCAACGTCGCTACGGAATGCTGAACGAGCAGGTCAATAGCAAATAA
- a CDS encoding phosphatidate cytidylyltransferase: MLKQRIITALILAPLALIAILFLPLQGFEMAIALVVALGAWEWANLTGLTTSVSKFIYAAITFGGCLVLGYVVPIEHIWSQGLLNPLFNLILQIAACWWLVSLGMIIAYPKCSAFWRNSVILRGLFGILTLIPTWVAIVTLRTSLYDVEPLYGASLIFYVLGIVWAADIGAFFVGVKFGRHKLRPNVSPGKTLEGLFGGIMASSAIIGFAALHYQVDTSRIWAHLLVGGLTVAVSALGDLNESMFKRCAGCKDSGTLLPGHGGLLDRIDSLTAAFPIFALCYVSWMA, from the coding sequence TTGCTAAAACAACGTATAATAACAGCGCTGATACTCGCGCCTTTGGCACTAATTGCCATTCTATTTTTACCACTTCAGGGCTTCGAAATGGCGATTGCCCTTGTCGTTGCACTGGGAGCCTGGGAGTGGGCGAATCTAACCGGTTTAACAACCAGCGTATCGAAATTCATTTATGCCGCCATTACCTTCGGAGGCTGCCTTGTTTTAGGTTATGTTGTTCCCATCGAACACATCTGGTCACAAGGACTGCTTAATCCCCTCTTTAACTTAATTTTGCAGATTGCCGCTTGCTGGTGGCTAGTTTCTTTAGGGATGATTATAGCTTACCCCAAGTGCAGTGCTTTTTGGCGTAACAGCGTAATATTGCGTGGTTTGTTTGGCATATTAACCCTCATTCCTACCTGGGTGGCTATCGTTACCTTGCGTACCAGTCTTTATGATGTTGAACCTTTATATGGTGCTTCGTTGATTTTTTATGTGCTGGGTATTGTCTGGGCTGCGGATATTGGCGCTTTCTTTGTGGGCGTGAAATTTGGTCGTCATAAATTAAGGCCGAATGTCTCTCCCGGAAAAACGCTGGAAGGCTTATTTGGCGGCATTATGGCATCTTCTGCCATTATCGGTTTCGCAGCCTTACATTATCAGGTTGATACCAGCCGTATATGGGCGCACTTGCTGGTGGGCGGTTTAACGGTGGCTGTGTCTGCATTGGGTGACTTGAACGAAAGCATGTTTAAACGCTGTGCAGGCTGTAAAGACAGCGGTACTTTATTGCCGGGGCATGGTGGTTTGTTAGACCGAATTGATAGCCTAACCGCAGCCTTTCCTATTTTTGCTCTTTGCTACGTGTCCTGGATGGCTTAA
- the ispC gene encoding 1-deoxy-D-xylulose-5-phosphate reductoisomerase, whose product MQNLCVLGATGSIGKSTLDVVRRHPDRFNIVALTANRQIDELVKQAVEFKPDYVVCANPDDYSLLASGLAEEGLSAKVLVGQDGLITVASLPEVDTVMAAIVGAAGLAPTYAAACAGKKILLANKEALVMSGDLFMQAVMKHKALLLPVDSEHNAIFQCLPASFCEHRDWSQLGIAKILLTGSGGPFLKTPMAELQHVTPEQACAHPNWDMGRKISVDSATMMNKGLEFIEAHWLFGVPKELIQVVIHPQSTIHSMVQYQDGSVLAQMGQSDMRIPIAHVMAFPERIDSGVAPLDFTTLASLEFLPPDFERFPNLKLAIDAVEAGQWASTALNAANEISVAAFLDGRITFLDIARINNEVLEKSASHVLSNIDEVVAYDLQSRELANRVLEGL is encoded by the coding sequence ATGCAAAATCTTTGTGTTTTAGGTGCAACCGGTTCGATTGGGAAGAGTACGCTGGATGTCGTAAGACGCCATCCTGACAGATTCAATATTGTTGCCTTGACCGCGAATCGTCAAATTGATGAACTGGTCAAACAGGCAGTGGAATTCAAACCTGATTATGTTGTTTGTGCTAATCCCGATGATTATTCACTGTTAGCCTCTGGCTTGGCAGAAGAGGGATTGAGTGCCAAGGTACTCGTGGGGCAAGATGGTTTAATCACGGTTGCCAGTTTACCTGAAGTCGACACTGTTATGGCGGCTATTGTCGGTGCAGCTGGATTGGCTCCAACTTATGCGGCGGCATGTGCAGGTAAGAAGATCCTGCTGGCAAACAAAGAAGCCTTGGTGATGTCTGGTGATTTATTCATGCAGGCAGTGATGAAACATAAGGCATTGCTATTGCCGGTCGATTCAGAACACAACGCTATTTTTCAGTGTCTTCCGGCGAGCTTTTGTGAACATCGAGATTGGTCGCAATTAGGTATCGCCAAAATATTGTTAACCGGTTCCGGTGGGCCTTTTTTAAAAACGCCTATGGCGGAATTGCAACATGTCACGCCAGAGCAAGCTTGTGCCCACCCTAACTGGGATATGGGGCGCAAAATCTCAGTAGACTCAGCCACCATGATGAATAAAGGCTTGGAGTTTATTGAAGCGCATTGGTTGTTTGGCGTACCAAAAGAATTAATTCAGGTTGTGATCCATCCCCAAAGTACAATCCACTCAATGGTTCAGTATCAGGACGGTTCGGTTTTAGCACAAATGGGGCAATCTGATATGAGAATTCCCATTGCGCATGTTATGGCTTTCCCTGAGCGTATTGATTCAGGCGTTGCGCCGTTAGATTTTACCACTTTGGCTTCTCTGGAATTCTTACCGCCAGATTTCGAACGCTTTCCTAATTTGAAGTTGGCAATTGATGCTGTCGAAGCCGGTCAATGGGCAAGTACAGCCTTAAATGCCGCTAACGAAATTTCTGTAGCTGCTTTTTTAGATGGGCGAATTACATTTTTGGATATTGCGCGTATTAACAACGAAGTTCTTGAGAAAAGTGCGTCACATGTACTTTCTAATATTGATGAAGTTGTCGCTTATGATTTGCAAAGCCGTGAGCTGGCGAATCGAGTCTTGGAGGGGCTTTAA
- the rseP gene encoding sigma E protease regulator RseP, which produces MLAFLWNAVFFVLGIGILIAVHEWGHFWVARRCGIKVQQFSIGFGKPLWSRVDRLGTRFVLAAIPLGGYVRMLDERVDDVSDSERHMTFNSKTVGQKIAVMAAGPLVNLIFAVFAMYLVYLIGVDTVKPIVGAIKPGSIAAASGLPRNVEIVAIDGKETKDWEAVNYELVSHIGEPQILVSAQSPGTFSSSTYSLRVSEWQFDPGKESALTYLGIEPYRPKITTMIGLVDKNSPAERAGMQVNDKIIEIDGTTIENWEQIVEYVSARPGATIGLMVERDNKPAALMVAVGTHPQDNSRGYLGVLPTAEPWPEQYRFTHKYGIFEAFGEALGKTWRLITLSLEMIGKLLSGDVSLNNLSGPISIAQGAGASAGYGVVYFLSFLALISVNLGIINLLPLPVLDGGHLLYYFIELLRGKPVPEHIQEIGFRIGGVLLLALMAIAIVNDIMRL; this is translated from the coding sequence ATGTTAGCTTTCCTCTGGAATGCCGTCTTTTTCGTTTTGGGGATTGGGATCTTAATTGCCGTCCACGAATGGGGACATTTTTGGGTGGCTCGACGTTGTGGCATCAAGGTTCAGCAATTTAGTATCGGGTTCGGCAAGCCTCTATGGAGTCGTGTCGATCGATTGGGCACTCGCTTTGTGTTAGCCGCCATTCCTCTTGGTGGTTATGTTCGTATGCTCGACGAGCGCGTCGATGATGTCTCCGACTCTGAAAGACATATGACCTTTAATAGCAAAACCGTGGGGCAGAAAATCGCAGTGATGGCGGCTGGCCCTTTGGTGAATCTGATTTTTGCTGTTTTTGCCATGTACCTGGTTTACCTGATTGGCGTTGATACCGTGAAGCCTATTGTGGGCGCTATTAAGCCCGGCTCTATTGCTGCTGCTTCCGGTCTGCCGCGTAATGTTGAAATTGTTGCCATCGATGGTAAGGAAACCAAGGATTGGGAAGCGGTTAACTATGAATTGGTGTCTCATATTGGTGAACCTCAAATTTTAGTCTCAGCTCAGTCACCCGGAACCTTTTCCAGTAGCACTTATTCATTACGAGTATCAGAATGGCAGTTTGATCCCGGTAAAGAATCGGCATTGACCTATTTGGGTATTGAACCTTATCGACCAAAAATTACCACTATGATTGGTCTGGTTGACAAAAATTCGCCTGCAGAACGAGCAGGAATGCAAGTAAATGACAAAATTATCGAAATTGATGGAACTACTATCGAAAATTGGGAACAAATAGTGGAGTATGTTTCCGCTCGCCCGGGGGCGACTATCGGCCTAATGGTGGAGAGAGATAATAAACCTGCTGCATTAATGGTTGCTGTCGGTACTCATCCGCAAGATAATTCCCGCGGTTATCTTGGTGTACTACCTACTGCTGAACCTTGGCCTGAGCAATATCGCTTTACCCATAAATATGGGATTTTTGAAGCATTTGGCGAAGCCTTGGGTAAAACCTGGCGCCTTATTACCTTAAGTTTGGAAATGATTGGTAAGCTACTCAGTGGCGACGTTTCATTGAATAACTTGAGTGGGCCCATTTCTATTGCTCAAGGAGCGGGCGCAAGTGCGGGTTACGGTGTTGTTTATTTTCTGAGCTTTTTGGCATTGATTAGTGTCAATTTGGGCATAATCAACCTGTTACCTTTACCAGTGCTTGATGGTGGACACTTACTCTATTATTTTATAGAGCTTTTGCGGGGCAAGCCTGTGCCGGAACATATTCAGGAAATAGGTTTTCGTATCGGCGGCGTGTTACTATTGGCGCTAATGGCGATTGCCATTGTTAATGATATTATGCGGCTTTAG
- the bamA gene encoding outer membrane protein assembly factor BamA yields the protein MKFFRFAAAMVLLCTGIRAQAAGSSEFVIQDIKIEGLQRVALGAALTYIPVKVGDPVNSFRISQLIRSLYSSSHFEKIEVLRDGDTMIIKVKERPTISNVIFEGNDDIKDEQLQDSLDGNNIRVGEPLDKTVLTNIENGLKDFFYSVGKYNADVSAIVTPLPRNRVDLKFLFEEGDAAEIEQINIVGNETFSDDELFKTFELDFDTPWWDFLSETRYQKQTLEGDIETLRSYYMDRGYLKYNLDSTQVSMTPDKKGVYITLNITEGEQYNVSGVELSGDLLGHEQTIAAIMPIVEGELFNQAKITYTEEFISKYFGRFGYAYPTVTTIPDINEEDKTVKLTLSVDPGKRIYVRRVNFSGHAVTSDEVLRREVTQMEGAWLSNTALEGSKANITRRLNFIEEAEFETIRLPNSDDQVDVQFKVKEQPSGSFNAGIGYGDRSGLSLQAGVQQDNFLGTGKQVGFNVNTNRYQKRAAITYNDPYFTIDGISLGGSLSYSELDAGNVNLIRYNTKTYAIGGNFGFPINEFNRLSFGLTYRNEELSQRDTYIQTSRFYNLFADPNDPDAPIKYETFLASAAWSRSTLNRGMFPTAGSTQRVSLSASTPNSDANYYKAELDTRFYFPLSDDQRWSFLTRLRLGYGNGYGSINGKDQFLPFTQNFTAGGSDTLRGFENNTVGPRGIQRVPQTITAPDGSTVVLNPESDQLYVTERSIGGNAMALGGLELIFPTPFISEEYDNSVRTSLFVDIGNVWDTEFNYDDFKNLTTDARSAERLIDFGDPSLYRSSYGVSIQWISPMGPMVFSFSRALQERSGDEVKFFSFNIGQVF from the coding sequence ATGAAGTTTTTTCGTTTTGCTGCAGCCATGGTGTTGCTGTGTACAGGGATCAGGGCGCAAGCGGCTGGATCCAGCGAGTTTGTGATCCAGGATATCAAGATTGAAGGTTTACAACGTGTTGCACTTGGTGCAGCGTTAACCTATATCCCGGTCAAAGTCGGTGATCCCGTTAACAGTTTCAGGATTTCCCAGTTAATTCGTTCCCTCTATTCGTCCAGTCACTTTGAAAAAATTGAAGTGTTACGCGACGGCGATACCATGATCATCAAGGTAAAAGAGCGTCCAACTATCAGTAATGTCATTTTCGAAGGTAATGATGATATTAAAGATGAACAGTTGCAGGACAGCCTTGACGGCAACAATATTCGTGTTGGTGAACCGTTAGATAAAACCGTATTGACCAATATCGAAAATGGCTTGAAGGATTTCTTCTATAGTGTTGGTAAATATAACGCTGACGTTTCTGCCATTGTTACCCCTCTCCCTCGTAACCGTGTTGACCTTAAATTCCTGTTTGAAGAAGGTGATGCTGCCGAGATCGAGCAAATCAACATTGTGGGTAATGAAACCTTCTCCGATGACGAATTGTTTAAAACCTTTGAGCTGGATTTTGATACGCCGTGGTGGGACTTCTTGTCTGAAACCCGCTATCAGAAGCAAACGCTGGAAGGTGATATCGAAACCCTGCGTAGCTATTACATGGATCGCGGTTATCTTAAATACAACCTGGATTCAACTCAGGTATCCATGACGCCAGACAAAAAAGGCGTTTATATCACCCTGAATATCACCGAAGGTGAACAGTATAATGTGTCCGGTGTGGAGCTGTCTGGTGACTTGCTGGGACACGAGCAAACCATCGCGGCCATTATGCCCATCGTTGAAGGCGAACTGTTTAATCAGGCCAAAATCACTTATACCGAAGAGTTTATCAGCAAGTATTTTGGTCGTTTTGGCTATGCTTATCCAACCGTAACCACTATTCCTGACATTAACGAAGAAGATAAAACGGTAAAACTGACCTTGTCTGTTGATCCTGGAAAACGTATTTATGTGCGCCGTGTTAATTTCTCAGGACACGCCGTTACTTCTGATGAAGTGTTGCGCCGTGAAGTGACTCAGATGGAAGGTGCCTGGTTATCAAATACGGCACTGGAAGGTTCCAAAGCTAACATTACCCGTCGTTTGAACTTTATTGAAGAAGCGGAATTTGAAACGATTCGCCTGCCTAATAGTGACGATCAGGTTGATGTTCAATTCAAGGTTAAAGAACAGCCGTCAGGTTCATTCAACGCAGGTATTGGTTATGGTGACCGTTCTGGTTTGAGTTTGCAGGCCGGTGTTCAGCAAGACAACTTCCTTGGAACCGGTAAGCAGGTTGGATTTAACGTTAACACTAACCGTTATCAAAAGCGCGCAGCAATCACCTATAACGACCCTTATTTCACCATTGATGGTATCAGTTTGGGTGGTAGTTTGTCGTACAGTGAGTTGGATGCAGGTAACGTAAACCTGATTCGATACAACACCAAAACTTACGCGATAGGTGGTAATTTTGGCTTCCCGATTAACGAATTCAACCGTTTAAGTTTTGGTTTGACTTATCGTAATGAAGAATTGTCACAGCGTGACACCTACATTCAAACCAGTCGTTTCTATAATTTGTTTGCTGACCCGAATGACCCGGATGCGCCGATCAAGTATGAAACTTTCCTGGCTTCTGCTGCGTGGAGCCGTTCAACGCTGAACCGTGGTATGTTCCCAACAGCGGGTTCTACACAGCGTGTTAGCTTAAGTGCTTCAACACCTAATTCTGATGCCAATTACTATAAGGCCGAATTGGATACCCGTTTCTACTTCCCGTTATCGGATGATCAACGCTGGTCGTTCCTGACCCGCTTAAGATTAGGTTATGGTAATGGCTATGGTAGCATCAACGGTAAAGATCAGTTCCTGCCATTTACCCAGAACTTCACCGCCGGCGGCAGCGACACTCTGCGTGGATTTGAGAATAACACTGTTGGCCCAAGAGGTATTCAACGTGTTCCACAAACGATTACCGCACCGGATGGGTCTACAGTGGTTTTGAATCCTGAGTCCGATCAACTGTACGTTACTGAGCGTTCAATTGGTGGTAATGCTATGGCTTTGGGGGGATTGGAGTTGATATTCCCAACGCCATTTATCTCAGAAGAGTACGATAATTCTGTGCGTACCAGTTTGTTTGTTGATATTGGTAACGTTTGGGACACAGAATTCAATTACGATGATTTTAAAAACTTAACGACAGATGCCCGTTCGGCTGAGCGTTTAATCGATTTTGGTGACCCTTCCCTGTATCGTTCTTCTTATGGGGTTTCGATTCAATGGATATCACCAATGGGGCCAATGGTATTCAGCTTCTCCAGAGCATTACAAGAACGCTCAGGAGACGAAGTGAAATTCTTCTCGTTCAATATTGGACAAGTATTTTAA
- a CDS encoding OmpH family outer membrane protein — MNLINKTFFAAALLLVGASQAQAADQKIGVVDVQGIFQALPQAVAIQQDITEEFKDQTEELKTLEGDLKFNMEKHKRDAATMSEKEMKTLEEKILKQRQEYAEKGQALQQKMQGRFGEERNKLMALIKQTIDAIAADEKYDIILNAGAVVYIDESQDLSRKVVERVSKIK, encoded by the coding sequence TTGAACCTTATTAATAAAACTTTTTTTGCTGCTGCATTACTTTTAGTTGGTGCTTCACAGGCTCAAGCTGCTGATCAGAAGATTGGTGTTGTCGATGTGCAAGGGATCTTCCAGGCATTGCCTCAAGCGGTTGCTATTCAGCAAGACATTACGGAAGAATTCAAAGATCAAACTGAAGAATTGAAAACACTGGAAGGTGATTTGAAATTCAACATGGAAAAGCATAAGCGTGATGCGGCTACCATGAGTGAAAAAGAAATGAAAACGTTGGAAGAGAAAATTCTTAAGCAACGTCAGGAATATGCTGAAAAAGGCCAGGCTCTACAACAGAAAATGCAAGGGCGTTTTGGCGAAGAGCGTAATAAGTTGATGGCATTGATTAAGCAAACTATCGATGCGATCGCTGCTGATGAAAAATATGACATCATCTTGAATGCTGGCGCTGTTGTATACATTGACGAAAGTCAGGATTTGTCCAGAAAAGTGGTTGAGCGCGTTAGCAAAATTAAATAA